A single region of the Desmonostoc muscorum LEGE 12446 genome encodes:
- a CDS encoding AAA family ATPase: MKLSNLITTIDSQIPIVAIDVLSPEEATIIQWLTTEVMDKLNSPVYFWNLGVSGLEQCLIADDGGLVFKSVETYKKPHNIDPLIYVFEYINNFGSNGVFILGDVHPFVGKNSLQLSWEILTRVKNLYHRLKPTEKRIVFLGQNIQLHESLLRLIPCCEVPLPSIEQIQDHLESYLLYLQESASEQEVTFTVSLTIEDKETLARAALGLTLEEISDFLRLTVKERLTSKGIVIDTTVIPLVVEYKTRLLSQMGIELGKLATIPFGGLDLLRDWLQRRSRLFSQEARSLNLPQPKGVLLAGPPGTGKSIVAKNIATILNLPLLQLDIASMLGSLVGESEGNVRRALKTAEAIAPCILWIDEVEKALSANGDTSGVSQRILGNILTFMSECTAGVFVVATCNDPTALPIEFKRKGRFDENFFVDLPTELERCQILKIHLERFGIEVPQEYLEAIAASTDKFSGAELETLASEAALLAFDEGRPQQVTLADLENCQQNITPLAVQDAAAVERMQSWSKIARPASSPVQVSKKGLRTSRFRTN, translated from the coding sequence ATGAAACTATCAAACTTGATTACCACCATTGATTCTCAAATACCCATCGTGGCAATAGATGTTCTGTCCCCCGAAGAAGCCACTATCATTCAGTGGTTAACTACTGAAGTGATGGACAAACTTAACAGTCCTGTATACTTCTGGAATTTGGGAGTTTCCGGCTTGGAGCAATGTCTGATTGCTGACGACGGTGGACTGGTATTCAAATCAGTCGAGACGTATAAAAAGCCTCATAACATAGACCCTTTAATATATGTGTTCGAGTACATCAATAATTTTGGTAGTAATGGAGTTTTTATCCTGGGAGATGTTCACCCTTTTGTGGGTAAAAACTCCCTGCAATTGAGTTGGGAAATCCTCACTAGAGTAAAAAACTTGTACCATCGCCTCAAACCGACTGAAAAGCGAATTGTGTTTTTAGGTCAAAACATTCAACTGCACGAATCCCTGCTGAGACTAATTCCTTGCTGTGAAGTTCCTTTGCCCAGCATTGAGCAAATTCAAGACCACTTAGAATCATATTTACTATACTTGCAAGAATCTGCCAGTGAGCAAGAGGTAACTTTTACCGTATCTCTCACCATTGAAGATAAAGAAACCTTGGCAAGAGCAGCTTTAGGGCTAACCTTGGAGGAAATTAGCGACTTTCTCCGGCTCACTGTTAAGGAGCGATTAACTTCTAAAGGTATAGTAATTGATACTACGGTCATCCCTTTGGTTGTCGAATACAAAACCCGCCTACTGTCTCAGATGGGTATTGAATTGGGTAAATTGGCGACCATACCCTTTGGTGGTTTGGATTTATTGCGGGATTGGTTGCAACGCCGCAGCCGATTATTTTCTCAAGAAGCGCGATCGCTAAATCTACCTCAGCCTAAAGGTGTGTTACTGGCAGGGCCACCAGGGACGGGTAAATCGATAGTGGCGAAAAACATTGCAACCATACTCAATCTTCCACTGCTGCAATTAGACATTGCCTCAATGCTTGGTAGTTTGGTGGGAGAATCTGAGGGCAATGTCCGCCGCGCACTCAAGACTGCTGAAGCGATCGCACCCTGTATCTTGTGGATTGATGAGGTCGAGAAAGCACTTTCAGCTAATGGCGATACCTCTGGAGTCTCACAAAGGATTCTGGGAAATATCCTCACTTTCATGTCTGAATGTACGGCGGGGGTGTTTGTGGTGGCAACTTGTAATGACCCAACAGCGCTGCCTATTGAGTTCAAGAGGAAAGGGCGGTTTGATGAGAATTTCTTCGTTGACCTGCCTACTGAGTTGGAACGTTGCCAGATTCTCAAGATTCACTTAGAACGCTTTGGTATAGAAGTTCCGCAGGAATATTTAGAGGCGATCGCTGCTAGCACCGACAAGTTTAGTGGTGCTGAGTTGGAAACCCTGGCATCAGAAGCAGCACTCCTGGCTTTCGATGAGGGAAGACCTCAGCAGGTTACACTGGCTGATTTAGAAAATTGCCAACAAAACATCACCCCTTTAGCTGTTCAAGATGCTGCTGCTGTTGAGCGGATGCAGTCTTGGTCAAAGATTGCGCGACCAGCTTCCAGTCCTGTGCAGGTGTCTAAGAAAGGTCTTCGTACTTCTAGATTCCGTACTAATTAG
- a CDS encoding XisH family protein, with amino-acid sequence MPAKDIYHNEVKNALIKDGWTITDDPYFIKYEDAELYADLAAEKPIAAERQGQKIVVEIKSFVGKSLMYDFHNALGQYIVYRKLIQLTEPEYKLYLAVDDVVYENFFQRKSVQAVINENNLLLIVVNTEKEEIRQWIS; translated from the coding sequence ATGCCAGCAAAAGACATATACCATAATGAAGTCAAGAACGCATTGATAAAAGACGGTTGGACTATCACAGATGATCCTTACTTTATCAAATATGAGGATGCTGAACTCTACGCTGACCTAGCAGCAGAAAAACCGATCGCCGCAGAACGCCAGGGACAGAAGATTGTTGTAGAAATCAAGAGCTTTGTGGGCAAATCGCTGATGTATGATTTTCATAATGCCCTGGGACAATACATAGTCTATCGGAAACTCATTCAACTTACTGAGCCAGAATATAAACTTTATTTAGCTGTTGATGATGTTGTCTATGAGAACTTTTTTCAACGTAAATCTGTACAAGCAGTCATCAATGAAAATAACCTGCTGTTAATAGTTGTAAATACAGAAAAGGAGGAAATTCGGCAATGGATAAGCTAG
- a CDS encoding hybrid sensor histidine kinase/response regulator: MLLIKQKYLPYRTAFFSVGVTLLVKLGLEHLTGITSSFSLWLIAISISTWYGSIISGLTSVFLAALASHYFFTNPSSTLDSLEFVLFVIEGLLISALTANFQSCKQQSDTDKTEAQINLKDLLQSQRSLRQGEELYRTLTQNLPNGVVFLFDRDMRFMGAEGTELQIFGLPKEEFQGKTLHETVLPETYELIEPAYRSTLQGTPMCIEIPYNNQVYLIQTFPVKDENSKILTGLAIFQNVTNRKQAEAKIIKLNQALNRRVKELQTLLEVIPTGIGIAEDPECRTIRANPALAKLLGIPVDANASLSAPNDERPTNFKVYQSGRELAPEELAMQYATTHGVEILDSEIEVVRDDGVRINLSQYAAPLFDEDGKVRGCVSIFLDITQRNQAEKKLQAARDQLQTVLEAVPGIVSWVSSDLCYLGVNKHLADSFDLSPEAFVGQDIGFLASGNGFREFVQNFFAGDQSEALYELKSISADRSYLIVAQKYDQNKAAFLIGIDITEQKRVEEELRQKTEELAEINRVKDEFVAVLSHELRTPMHNLHGWAQLLLTEHEMDEALKIEGLETIERNARLQVRLIDDLLDLARMQKGEMNLEIEPVDLASVIRSAADTIRLSAETKGIQIKLHLDTGVSKVLGDAIRLQQVVWNLLSNAIKFSSKNESVEVRLEQVESQAQITVIDRGRGIEAEFLPFVFERFSQRDASTTRSAGGLGLGLAIALTIVELHNGKITAASAGFGKGSTFTVRLPIVTMTKQLSNDELVVGELLYGNKEIAQLQNLCILVVDDDADARMLMQTVLQSAGADVLVAASVKEALALLEQQSPALLISDISMPDEDGFTLIRQIRSRTIKQGGQIPAIALTAFAEAKNEQRILKAGFQLFIAKPIEPMELVDKIIEVLKT, translated from the coding sequence ATGTTGTTGATCAAACAAAAATACCTGCCTTACAGAACTGCATTTTTCAGCGTGGGAGTAACCTTGCTAGTCAAGTTGGGACTAGAGCATCTAACTGGAATCACAAGTTCTTTCAGCTTGTGGCTGATTGCTATCTCTATAAGTACTTGGTACGGTAGCATCATTTCAGGATTGACATCAGTGTTTTTGGCTGCTTTAGCTAGTCATTACTTTTTTACAAATCCATCTTCTACTCTCGATAGTCTAGAATTTGTATTATTTGTTATCGAGGGTCTATTAATCAGTGCGCTAACTGCTAACTTCCAGTCATGTAAACAGCAGTCAGATACTGATAAAACAGAAGCCCAAATCAATCTAAAAGATTTATTACAGAGTCAGCGTTCACTTCGTCAAGGTGAAGAACTATACCGAACATTAACCCAAAATCTACCCAATGGAGTAGTTTTTCTCTTTGATCGAGATATGCGCTTTATGGGTGCTGAGGGTACAGAACTGCAAATCTTTGGTTTACCAAAAGAAGAGTTCCAAGGTAAAACGCTGCACGAAACTGTTCTCCCTGAGACTTACGAACTGATAGAACCAGCTTACCGTAGTACCTTACAGGGTACTCCAATGTGTATTGAAATTCCTTATAACAATCAAGTTTATCTAATACAAACTTTTCCAGTCAAAGATGAAAATAGCAAAATTCTGACGGGCTTGGCAATCTTCCAAAACGTCACGAACCGCAAACAAGCAGAAGCAAAAATTATCAAGTTAAACCAAGCTTTAAATCGACGAGTTAAAGAACTACAAACTTTGTTAGAGGTGATTCCAACTGGCATTGGCATTGCAGAAGATCCAGAATGCCGAACTATTCGAGCTAATCCGGCTCTTGCCAAACTGCTGGGCATACCTGTTGACGCAAATGCCTCTCTCAGCGCTCCCAATGATGAACGTCCAACTAACTTTAAAGTTTATCAGTCAGGCAGAGAATTAGCTCCAGAAGAACTGGCTATGCAATATGCTACCACTCATGGGGTGGAAATACTGGATTCGGAAATTGAGGTGGTTCGTGATGATGGTGTGAGAATTAACCTATCGCAGTATGCTGCCCCTTTATTTGATGAAGATGGAAAAGTGCGGGGGTGTGTAAGTATATTTCTAGATATTACCCAGCGCAACCAGGCAGAAAAAAAACTGCAAGCGGCTAGAGATCAGTTACAGACTGTACTGGAGGCTGTACCTGGAATTGTATCTTGGGTCAGTTCCGATTTGTGCTATCTAGGTGTCAACAAGCACTTAGCTGATAGTTTTGATTTGTCTCCCGAAGCTTTTGTTGGTCAGGATATTGGTTTTTTAGCTAGTGGTAATGGGTTTCGTGAGTTCGTGCAAAATTTCTTTGCTGGAGATCAATCTGAAGCATTATATGAGTTGAAATCCATAAGCGCAGATCGTAGTTATTTAATTGTGGCTCAAAAATATGACCAGAACAAAGCCGCATTTTTAATCGGCATTGATATCACTGAACAAAAGCGTGTAGAGGAAGAACTGAGACAAAAGACTGAGGAACTGGCAGAAATAAATCGAGTCAAGGATGAATTCGTCGCTGTCTTGTCTCATGAGTTACGCACTCCCATGCATAATCTCCACGGTTGGGCGCAACTATTGCTAACTGAACATGAGATGGATGAAGCACTGAAAATTGAGGGACTGGAAACGATTGAACGGAATGCCCGTCTACAAGTTCGCTTAATTGACGATTTGTTGGATCTGGCTAGGATGCAGAAGGGCGAGATGAATTTGGAAATCGAACCTGTTGACCTAGCAAGTGTAATTCGGTCAGCAGCAGATACTATTCGATTGTCAGCCGAAACAAAGGGCATTCAAATTAAGTTACATCTTGATACTGGTGTGTCCAAGGTTTTAGGTGATGCCATTCGTTTACAACAAGTGGTTTGGAATTTGCTTTCAAATGCAATCAAGTTTAGTTCCAAGAATGAAAGTGTAGAGGTGAGGTTGGAACAAGTTGAGTCTCAGGCTCAGATTACTGTTATTGATCGAGGGAGGGGCATAGAAGCAGAATTTCTACCATTCGTCTTTGAACGGTTTAGTCAGCGTGACGCTTCAACTACTCGTTCTGCTGGTGGATTAGGGTTAGGACTTGCGATCGCTCTGACAATTGTAGAACTCCACAATGGCAAGATCACAGCAGCCAGTGCGGGATTCGGCAAGGGTTCGACATTCACGGTGAGGCTACCTATCGTAACAATGACAAAGCAGTTGAGTAATGATGAACTAGTAGTAGGAGAATTGCTGTATGGGAATAAGGAAATTGCCCAATTGCAGAACTTGTGCATTCTGGTTGTAGATGACGATGCAGATGCTCGGATGTTAATGCAGACTGTTCTCCAAAGCGCCGGGGCAGATGTATTAGTGGCAGCATCAGTAAAAGAAGCGTTGGCACTTTTAGAACAGCAATCGCCCGCTCTACTGATTAGTGATATCAGTATGCCAGATGAGGATGGCTTTACCTTGATTCGTCAGATTCGCTCCCGCACTATAAAGCAAGGGGGACAAATTCCAGCGATCGCTCTCACTGCTTTTGCTGAAGCCAAAAATGAGCAACGTATTTTAAAAGCAGGGTTTCAACTTTTTATTGCCAAGCCAATTGAACCAATGGAACTTGTGGACAAGATCATTGAGGTATTAAAAACTTGA
- a CDS encoding DUF1257 domain-containing protein: MSHFSTVTTKLTNRECLVQALQDLQLTVQVYEKPQSLRGYYDDSQGKSAEIVVPGRSLSVRADIGFMWDQEAGVYQLIHDAYETVPRLGEDFFSHTLIQAYGQKMVRAKAAQLQEHLGECTITEETNGQVHTLRLAFSAHQQTQQIRR; encoded by the coding sequence ATGTCACATTTTTCAACTGTCACCACAAAACTAACTAACCGTGAATGTTTAGTACAAGCTCTACAAGATTTGCAGCTTACTGTCCAAGTTTATGAAAAACCACAATCGCTGAGAGGTTATTACGACGACTCCCAGGGGAAAAGCGCTGAGATTGTTGTCCCTGGTCGTAGTTTAAGTGTCCGTGCAGATATCGGGTTTATGTGGGATCAAGAGGCAGGGGTGTATCAACTCATCCATGATGCCTATGAAACTGTACCCCGACTAGGAGAAGACTTCTTTTCGCACACCTTAATACAAGCCTACGGACAGAAGATGGTTCGCGCTAAAGCAGCCCAGTTACAAGAACATCTGGGAGAATGCACCATCACAGAAGAAACCAACGGTCAGGTACATACCCTGCGTCTTGCATTTTCAGCACACCAGCAAACTCAACAAATACGGAGGTAA
- a CDS encoding DUF2997 domain-containing protein, with protein MERAILIHFDTATGEVKIEAEGFEGLSCLEATQPFEEALGVVQGDRIYKPESQQQLRSIITHQQRLYQ; from the coding sequence ATGGAACGGGCAATCTTGATACATTTTGACACTGCTACAGGCGAAGTGAAAATAGAAGCCGAGGGATTTGAGGGTTTGTCGTGTCTAGAAGCAACCCAACCCTTTGAGGAAGCTTTGGGTGTGGTGCAGGGCGATCGCATTTACAAACCAGAATCTCAGCAACAGCTTCGTAGCATCATTACTCATCAACAACGACTGTACCAATAA
- a CDS encoding AAA family ATPase, giving the protein MLTEFTLASFKSYSTSRLPLGSLTVLIGANAAGKSNALEGLRFLSWLAQGQKLSSIQYAVNSAERVVRGRVNDLCHRGESNFTIGCYLDSTQWNKLDITLNVRDGELHISSERIIGSTSQLPLYDLDQPSQGAGTDVGVAYNNFTRGKNKPRVTCSDQMAIFVQLDSPARFDAKYPKSQKTIPETVREYQRVLKNILFLDPVPAKMREYSFKSDKRLQEDGTNLSSVLFRLWENNPDNQQAILNFIQSLPEQAIDGLDFLFGPRDEVWCG; this is encoded by the coding sequence ATGCTGACAGAATTTACCCTCGCCAGCTTCAAAAGCTACAGTACAAGCCGATTGCCCCTTGGGTCGCTGACAGTACTAATAGGTGCAAACGCCGCAGGTAAAAGTAATGCCCTTGAAGGTCTGCGCTTTCTGTCATGGCTAGCACAAGGGCAAAAACTCTCCAGCATTCAATATGCAGTAAATAGTGCAGAGCGCGTTGTACGCGGTCGAGTAAATGATTTGTGCCATAGAGGAGAGTCAAATTTTACCATTGGTTGCTATTTGGACTCAACACAGTGGAATAAACTCGATATAACCCTCAATGTGCGTGACGGAGAACTGCACATTAGTAGTGAGCGGATCATTGGCTCGACAAGTCAACTTCCACTATATGACCTAGATCAACCCTCTCAAGGAGCAGGGACAGATGTTGGTGTCGCATATAACAACTTTACAAGGGGAAAAAATAAACCACGAGTAACGTGCAGCGATCAAATGGCTATATTCGTGCAATTAGATAGCCCTGCCCGTTTTGATGCAAAATACCCCAAATCTCAAAAGACTATTCCTGAGACTGTCCGCGAATATCAACGAGTCTTAAAGAATATCTTATTTCTAGATCCCGTCCCCGCCAAAATGCGCGAATACAGCTTCAAATCCGATAAGCGATTACAAGAAGATGGTACAAATCTTTCTAGTGTTTTATTTCGCTTGTGGGAAAACAACCCCGACAATCAACAGGCAATTCTGAACTTTATCCAAAGTCTACCAGAACAGGCTATAGATGGGCTAGATTTTCTTTTCGGTCCACGGGATGAAGTCTGGTGCGGCTAG
- a CDS encoding ATP-dependent DNA helicase, with amino-acid sequence MMPNGYGNIFIKPEGVLFFGEAKPTAIAALSGSINGISEAMMIQTLPTFAATGSFPFQLTQQQQKALDAIWTFIQPTVMAALFLLVGYAGTGKSTIVFQLVKVLVATGKRVVLTAPTNKAVGVLQRMAAENGVTGVEFFTIHQLLGLGMVTRGKEKVLDQTGPSYINLFDVVFIDECSMIGKQLWHWIEDVANQSSTWTKIKIILMGDPAQLNPVNEGKSPSFQVPDKAVLTQVVRQGTGSPLLEFVTASRYAVTKSKFPFEPYAKYLPDKSNGALMVKRQTLLRYACKKMKREFAQNPDCFRILSWTNTQVDFYNQQIRTHLYGENLNRFIPGERLITRDPVMAPDGKTTILSTSTEFTVLDVFGDRYNNYDTWRLKVETDEGIVRQIYVLHEDEQKQFDQETKRLLKSAKRNPFLWKQYYKHSEQFANIRNCFALTVHNSQGSTFLEAGIDGKDLSKRLYPERGDDSKAVLAKIREFNRLYYVSSSRARQRILVIR; translated from the coding sequence ATGATGCCGAATGGATATGGAAACATATTCATCAAACCAGAAGGAGTGTTGTTTTTTGGAGAAGCAAAACCAACAGCTATCGCTGCATTGAGTGGATCAATTAATGGAATTAGCGAAGCAATGATGATCCAAACACTTCCTACTTTCGCTGCAACAGGTTCTTTTCCATTTCAACTCACCCAGCAGCAGCAAAAAGCTTTAGATGCAATATGGACATTTATACAGCCAACCGTGATGGCTGCTTTATTTCTACTGGTTGGCTATGCCGGAACCGGCAAGTCAACTATTGTATTCCAACTAGTTAAAGTTCTTGTTGCCACAGGTAAGCGAGTTGTACTGACTGCACCCACTAATAAAGCTGTAGGTGTGCTGCAACGTATGGCGGCAGAAAATGGCGTAACTGGGGTAGAATTCTTCACCATTCACCAGTTGTTAGGACTGGGTATGGTAACTAGAGGTAAAGAGAAAGTACTTGACCAAACTGGGCCTTCTTACATCAATCTATTTGATGTTGTCTTTATTGATGAATGTTCCATGATTGGCAAACAACTCTGGCACTGGATTGAGGATGTTGCTAACCAATCATCCACCTGGACAAAAATCAAAATTATTCTCATGGGCGACCCAGCACAGTTAAATCCAGTTAATGAAGGAAAATCCCCTAGTTTTCAAGTGCCAGATAAAGCAGTATTGACTCAAGTTGTGCGTCAAGGAACTGGTAGTCCCTTATTAGAGTTTGTCACTGCTTCTCGCTATGCAGTTACCAAGAGCAAGTTTCCTTTTGAGCCTTATGCCAAATATCTGCCTGATAAAAGTAATGGGGCGCTGATGGTTAAACGTCAAACTTTGCTGCGTTATGCTTGCAAAAAGATGAAGAGAGAATTTGCTCAAAACCCAGATTGTTTCCGAATTTTATCCTGGACTAATACTCAGGTTGACTTTTACAATCAGCAGATTCGCACACATTTATATGGTGAAAATCTCAATCGCTTTATTCCTGGAGAGAGATTAATCACCAGAGATCCTGTGATGGCTCCTGATGGTAAAACTACGATTCTTTCTACATCTACAGAGTTTACTGTTTTAGATGTTTTTGGGGATCGTTATAACAACTATGATACTTGGAGGTTAAAGGTAGAGACAGATGAAGGGATTGTGCGTCAAATCTATGTTCTGCATGAAGATGAGCAAAAACAATTTGATCAAGAAACCAAACGCTTACTCAAAAGTGCCAAGCGTAATCCCTTTCTGTGGAAGCAGTACTACAAACATTCAGAGCAGTTTGCCAACATCAGAAACTGCTTTGCATTAACTGTTCACAATAGCCAAGGTAGCACTTTCTTAGAAGCGGGTATTGATGGTAAAGATTTGAGTAAGCGACTTTATCCAGAACGAGGAGATGACAGTAAGGCAGTACTGGCCAAGATTAGAGAGTTTAATCGTTTGTACTATGTTTCTAGCTCACGGGCTAGACAACGGATATTAGTTATCCGGTGA
- a CDS encoding WGR domain-containing protein, translating to MEVYLIFVDAAQNSNKFWSAKVEQSNLTVEWGRVGYKSQQKVHSFGNTQQAVSKFHNLVAEKKMKGYRESQPQIDSTSDSLEIKRAIQLLEILRPYVAERQFANRNYLETLNQYLKIVPTPLGMKIDPSRIYRDVADIEHQLSLLNSLLETDSVLGDNTTEESVNNSKVISLKSIGKNFWRHL from the coding sequence ATGGAAGTTTACTTAATATTTGTAGATGCGGCTCAGAACAGTAACAAATTCTGGAGTGCAAAAGTTGAGCAAAGCAATCTAACTGTTGAGTGGGGTAGGGTAGGCTACAAATCTCAGCAAAAAGTTCACTCTTTCGGTAATACTCAACAAGCAGTTTCTAAATTCCACAATCTCGTGGCTGAGAAGAAAATGAAAGGCTACCGAGAAAGCCAACCTCAAATTGATAGTACTTCTGATTCTCTAGAAATCAAAAGAGCTATCCAATTACTGGAAATTTTGCGCCCTTATGTAGCAGAAAGACAATTTGCCAATAGAAATTATCTAGAGACATTAAACCAATATTTAAAAATCGTTCCTACACCTTTAGGAATGAAAATAGACCCATCTCGAATATACCGCGATGTAGCAGATATTGAGCATCAACTATCACTGCTGAACTCTTTGTTGGAAACTGATTCTGTGCTGGGTGATAACACTACAGAAGAATCTGTTAATAACAGCAAAGTTATTAGTTTAAAAAGCATTGGAAAGAACTTTTGGAGGCATTTGTAG
- a CDS encoding XisI protein gives MDKLEQYRNTIKKILTDYYETTNTQVIKDTGVEVSDRLAFDETRDQYLWFRFGWDDKKQIQYIIIYLCIKNGKVWVEEDATNLCVVDDLLSAGIPQADIVLGFHHPSKRGLTEFATA, from the coding sequence ATGGATAAGCTAGAACAATACCGCAATACTATCAAGAAGATATTGACTGATTATTACGAAACTACTAATACTCAAGTTATAAAAGATACGGGAGTTGAAGTAAGCGATCGCTTGGCTTTTGATGAAACAAGAGATCAATATCTTTGGTTTAGGTTTGGCTGGGATGACAAAAAGCAAATACAGTATATTATCATCTATCTCTGCATTAAAAACGGCAAAGTTTGGGTGGAAGAAGATGCAACTAATTTATGCGTTGTTGATGATTTGCTATCAGCCGGAATACCCCAAGCCGATATTGTTTTGGGTTTCCATCATCCCAGTAAACGAGGTTTAACAGAATTCGCTACTGCTTAA
- the dnaN gene encoding DNA polymerase III subunit beta, with amino-acid sequence MTQTAHKQRVKPANQTKETSVATPKAENEVSANIPEISTGKKKKPTSLDADTSTEPISNKRTNKRSAKSELNSQPLIESGMEVICSQTKFHDALSLVSCATPAKPTHPILANALIIADVETQQIHLTVTDLALTIQASFEAQVLLKGEITVPVEMLFEIVKHCPNGNISLSSQTQIIQLIDEDKQTKICSLSLSDADGKYEIRGISAEDFPPSSTIDATPIPLPTTVLKDGLKGVIYAVSTDENKYILTGVHIQLAQEKLKFIGTDGHRVATTELSTQGIGRKPRKQVESEEIIQFTIPGRVLKELARNLDDSVEFINLLYDAQNNRLGFAWQDIILRCQCLEGTYPDCEQLLARFSFDREVILEKAFLVKALERLAVLTDKKEKGIYLQFDGSLQQLRLSIEREFGKGDQVIAAHLPSEMSLNIQFNLKYLVEAAKAIPSSAIKMHLQQSDHPAMLVPYGDRPNPELQMEMRQFLLPLYTLNA; translated from the coding sequence ATGACTCAAACAGCACACAAACAAAGGGTAAAGCCTGCCAATCAGACAAAAGAAACAAGTGTAGCTACTCCTAAAGCCGAAAATGAAGTATCAGCAAATATCCCAGAAATATCTACAGGTAAAAAGAAAAAACCTACATCTCTAGATGCTGATACTTCAACTGAACCTATCTCAAATAAGCGTACTAATAAACGTTCTGCCAAATCAGAGTTAAACTCTCAACCACTTATAGAATCAGGAATGGAGGTAATCTGCTCACAAACTAAATTTCACGATGCACTCTCTTTAGTTAGTTGTGCTACCCCAGCTAAACCTACCCATCCGATTCTTGCTAATGCTCTAATCATTGCAGATGTCGAAACACAACAGATACATTTAACTGTTACTGATTTAGCATTAACAATTCAGGCAAGTTTTGAAGCCCAGGTATTGCTCAAGGGTGAAATTACTGTGCCAGTGGAAATGCTATTTGAGATAGTTAAGCATTGCCCTAATGGTAATATTAGCCTCAGTAGTCAGACTCAGATTATACAGCTTATTGATGAGGATAAGCAAACAAAAATCTGCTCTCTCAGTTTATCTGATGCTGATGGAAAATATGAAATTAGAGGCATTAGTGCTGAAGACTTTCCACCTAGTTCTACAATTGATGCTACTCCCATTCCTCTGCCAACAACAGTTTTAAAAGATGGTTTGAAAGGTGTGATTTATGCTGTCAGCACTGATGAAAATAAATATATTTTGACCGGAGTTCATATCCAACTTGCACAGGAGAAGTTAAAGTTTATTGGTACTGATGGGCATCGAGTCGCAACCACTGAACTTTCAACTCAAGGAATTGGTAGAAAACCGCGTAAACAAGTAGAATCTGAAGAGATAATCCAATTTACTATTCCCGGTCGAGTCCTCAAGGAACTAGCGCGTAACTTGGATGATTCTGTCGAATTCATTAATTTGTTGTATGATGCCCAAAATAATCGCTTGGGTTTTGCTTGGCAAGATATTATCCTCAGATGTCAATGTCTAGAAGGAACTTACCCTGACTGCGAACAGCTATTGGCAAGATTTAGCTTTGACCGAGAAGTAATCCTAGAAAAAGCATTCTTAGTCAAAGCACTGGAACGGTTAGCTGTGTTAACAGATAAAAAAGAGAAAGGTATTTACTTACAATTTGATGGAAGTTTGCAGCAGCTACGATTATCAATTGAACGGGAGTTTGGCAAAGGCGATCAGGTTATTGCTGCTCATCTACCATCAGAAATGTCATTGAATATTCAGTTTAACCTCAAGTATTTAGTAGAAGCAGCTAAGGCAATTCCTAGTTCCGCTATCAAAATGCACTTGCAACAATCAGATCATCCTGCCATGTTGGTTCCTTATGGAGATAGACCAAATCCAGAACTGCAAATGGAAATGCGTCAATTCTTACTGCCACTGTACACTCTAAATGCTTAA